The following proteins come from a genomic window of Rhodohalobacter sp. 614A:
- a CDS encoding glycosyl hydrolase 53 family protein, which translates to MRSFNFTGLCRILIFVFIFSACSDENPTSPEEVEEPDEEQIDEADAAAISINTAQTHQTMIGFGGAMTWDSSVLTNSSKKNEIMEKIVDDLGVDMVRLKNWYYPAGYPENKVPDEMEVDWFKGNFDATNEIFDILKSRNPDIKVLFSSWGPPSALKSNDHLNSGTLKKKNGQFIYDEYVTYWQDVMDHITFIPDYVSIQNEPTFEATWESCKFLQTETADFPSYEKAFNMVAEVIENLSNPPVMIGPESPNLNYWDFELFAEELKDNPKLGMYAYHPYSFGSDNTSIADMQQVLTEMSQKYNNKPNIMSEFDGFGWMKTAQFINSTLREGNSSAYLYWKLIWDESVNDAMIRINRNNGNYTLTEFYFLMKHYAKFVDEGYVRVGLSSANSSLDQVAFLSPGGNELTVISVNPTESDVHVKFQIGGNTLTPGNAYQSLETQPYLQINQNNHTVLTLKGLSVTTTVLSIN; encoded by the coding sequence ATGAGATCATTCAATTTTACCGGATTATGCAGAATCCTGATTTTTGTTTTCATTTTTTCAGCTTGCAGCGATGAAAACCCAACATCGCCGGAAGAGGTCGAAGAACCTGATGAAGAACAAATAGATGAAGCTGATGCTGCGGCCATTTCAATAAATACCGCTCAAACACACCAAACCATGATCGGTTTTGGCGGAGCGATGACATGGGATTCTTCAGTGCTTACCAATAGCAGTAAAAAAAATGAAATCATGGAAAAAATCGTAGATGATTTAGGAGTAGATATGGTTCGACTAAAAAACTGGTATTACCCCGCCGGATACCCTGAAAACAAAGTTCCTGATGAGATGGAGGTAGATTGGTTCAAAGGTAATTTTGACGCTACGAATGAGATATTCGATATTTTAAAAAGCCGGAATCCGGATATTAAGGTGTTGTTTAGTTCATGGGGTCCGCCTTCCGCTTTAAAAAGTAACGATCATCTGAATAGCGGCACATTGAAAAAAAAGAACGGACAGTTTATTTATGATGAATATGTAACCTATTGGCAAGATGTGATGGATCATATCACATTTATACCTGATTATGTAAGCATCCAAAACGAGCCAACGTTCGAAGCCACATGGGAAAGTTGCAAATTTCTACAAACGGAGACCGCCGATTTTCCAAGCTACGAAAAAGCTTTTAATATGGTGGCTGAAGTAATTGAAAATCTTTCAAATCCTCCGGTAATGATTGGTCCAGAATCACCGAATTTAAACTATTGGGATTTTGAGCTGTTTGCGGAGGAACTGAAAGATAATCCGAAGTTAGGAATGTATGCTTATCACCCCTATAGTTTCGGAAGCGATAACACATCTATAGCAGATATGCAGCAAGTGCTGACTGAAATGAGCCAAAAATACAATAATAAACCCAACATCATGTCGGAGTTCGATGGGTTTGGATGGATGAAAACAGCGCAATTCATCAACAGTACGCTGCGCGAAGGCAACTCGTCAGCCTATTTATATTGGAAACTCATTTGGGATGAAAGCGTTAACGATGCAATGATTCGAATAAATAGAAACAACGGTAATTATACATTGACAGAATTCTATTTTTTGATGAAGCATTATGCAAAATTTGTAGATGAGGGATATGTACGAGTCGGTTTATCCTCAGCAAACAGCTCGCTGGATCAGGTTGCCTTTCTGAGTCCTGGCGGTAATGAGTTAACGGTTATCAGTGTTAACCCAACAGAATCGGATGTGCACGTGAAATTTCAGATTGGCGGAAACACACTTACGCCGGGAAATGCCTATCAAAGTTTAGAAACCCAGCCTTATCTCCAAATCAATCAAAACAATCATACCGTATTGACCTTAAAAGGATTATCAGTAACAACGACCGTCTTAAGTATCAATTAA